In the genome of Dermatobacter hominis, the window CGGTGGAAGGCGATCGGCGTCACGAACGCGACGGTCGCGACCATCGCGCTGCACATCGACGTGGCGAACGCGATGCGCCCCGGCTCGTCGAGCTCGTCGAACCGCGACGCGAACGGGACCGTGAACAGGAAGGCCAGCAGCACCTGCACGCCCGGCAGCAGCACCCGCAGCTCCTGGAGGAGCCCGTAGTAGCGCTGGCGCAGCTCGACCCGGTCCTTCGAGTCGTCGAGCAGCGAGGCCGGCCGGTCGTCGTCGTCGATGTCCTCCATGTCGTGCGAGCGACCGTCGGTGCGCTGCGGTGCTGTCTCATCCATCGCAGCGGGTCCTACCCCGTTGCCCCACGCGCCAGCCCACCCGGGGGACTCGCCGCGCCGGGTCGCAGGTCAGGGCCGCATCAGCACCTTCACGCAGTCGGCGCTCCGGGCTGCGACCGCGGCATAGGCGTCGGCGGCGTCGTCGAGCGCGAACTCGTGGGTGAAGATGCCGTCCGTCGCGAGCGACCCGTCCTGGATCAGCGGGACCAGCTCGGGCCAGGTGCGGTGGACGGGTGCGGTGGTCATGCGCAGGGTGACGCTGCGGAACAGGCCCATCAGGATCGGCAGCGGGTACGGCTGCAGGTCGTGCACGCCGATCACCGACACGGTCCCACCGGCCCGGACGGCCGAGAGCGCGTCGTCGAGCGTCGCGTCGAGAGCGACCGCGTCGATCACGGCGTCGGCTCCCCGTCCGCCGGTGGCCTCGAGGACCGCCTCGACCGTCGGCCCCTCCACCGGCGTCGCCCCCGACGCCGCAGCCCGCTCGCGACGGCCCTGCACGGGGTCGATCGCCAGCACCTGGCCGGCGCCGAGCGCCAGGGCCGACCGGACCGCACAGAGCCCGACCGCCCCGAGCCCGATCACCGCGACGGTGCCCCCGGCGGGGATGTCGGCGCGCTGCGCGCCGGCCCAGCCCGTGCCCAGGTTGTCGGTCAGCAGGAGCGCCGCCTCGTCGTCCACGCCCTCGGGGATGGAGAGGAGCTGGAAGTCGGCGGCCGGCACCGCCACCGCGGTGGCCTGCCCGCCGGGGAGCATCCCCGACCCGAAGACCTGGGGGCCGTCGACGCAGAGCACCGGATCGCCCTGGGCGCAGCCGTCGCAGCGGCCGCACCCGGCGACCGACGCGGTCAGGACCCGGTCGCCGACCGCGAACCGCGACACCTCGGGTCCCGCCTCGACGACGGTGCCGAGGAACTCGTGGCCCGGCGCGATCCCGTCGCCGACCGGGATGTCACCGTCGTAGAAGTGCAGGTCCGACCCGCAGATCGCGGTGGCGTCGACCTCGACCACCACGCCGTCGGGCCCCGGCGGCGCCGGGTCGGGCACCGACACCACGTCGACGCTCCGCACTCCGTCGATCACCACGTGGCGCATGTCGGGCCTCCTCGGTCCGCGGGGACGGCCGCCCGGAGGGGCCGGCCGTCGTGTGGGCATGGTCGCAGGGACGGGCGTGGCGTGCACCGGTCCGCCGACGGAGTCCGGGCCGTCGACCGGGATCGGGCCCTCAGCACGACCGGGGCGTCAGCGTCCATCGAGCCACCTGAGCGCCCGCATCGCGGCGTGGAAGCCGGCCATCCCGTGCACGCCCGCGCCCGGTGGCGTGGACGCCGAGCACAGGAACACGCCGGGTGCGCCCGTCGCGTAGGGGTCGAGCCCGAGCCGGGGCCGGGCGACGAGCTGCAACGGATCGTTGGCACCGCCGACGATGTCGCCTTGGACGAGGTTGGGGTTGGAGGCCTGCAGTCGGGCCGGGCCGGTGCTCGCCGTGGCGACGATCCGCTCCGTGAAGCCCGGGGCGAACCGCTCGATCTGGTCGACCACCGCCTGCTCGCCGTCGCCCGACCAGCCCGCCGGGACGTGGGCATACGCGTAGATCGGGTGCACGTCGCCCACGGCCCGACCCGGGTCGGCCACGGACTGCTGCGCCACCAGGACGAAGGGCCGGGCCGGCATCTCGCCGCGCACCGTCGCGGCCTCGGCCGACGCGATGTCGGCGAGGGAGCCGCCGACGTGCACCGTCCCGGCCCGCCCGGCGGTCTCGGCCGCCCACGGGATCCCGCCCCGCACCGCCAGGTCCACCTTGAACGCGGCGGGGCCGTGCCGGAACCGTCGGTAGGTGCGGGCACGGCGGCGGGGGAGCCGGTCCCCGAGGATCCCGGCGGCGGCACCGGGGGCCGTGTCGAGCAGCAGCGCCCGCGACGGCGGCAGGTCCGCGAGCGACGCGACGCGGTGGCCGGTCACGACGGTCCCGCCGTGCGCCTCGAGCAGCGACACGAGCGCCGCGCTGATCGCGCCGGACCCGCCCTCGGCCACGGGCCAGCCGTGGGCGTGGCCGCCGGCGATCAGCATCAACCCGACCGCAGCCGAGAACGGGCGGCCGAAGCGGTGGAAGAGGTGGGCGGCGGATCCGGCCCACAGGCTCTTCGCCGACTCGGTCCGGAACGCCCGGCCGACGGCGTTCGCCGGCAGGATCGCCCGGAGGCCGAAGCGGGCCATGAGGACGGGGTGGTCGGGCCACCGCAGCACGGGCCCGAGGACGTCGCCCGCGAGCTCGTCGAACCGGGCGACCAGCGGCCCGAAGATCCGGCGCCAGGTGCGGCCGTCGGGCCCGAGGCCGTCGCAGGTCCGGTCCAGGTCGCGGTGCAGCAGCGCCGCGCTCCCGTCGTCGAGCGGGTGGGCCAGGTCGATCTCGGGCCAGCGCCACACGAGGCCGTGCTCGCCCAGCGGCAGCGTCGACAGGAACGGTGACCCCACGCCGAACGGGTGCACGCCCGAGCACGTGTCGTGGACCAGGCCGGGGATCGTGAGCTCGGCCGAGCGGGCGCCGCCGCCGGGCGTGTCGGCCGCCTCCAGGACCGTGACGCTGCGGCCGCCCATGGCGAGCGCGACCGCGGCGGCCAGGCCGTTCGGGCCCGACCCGACGACGACGGCGTCGAGCTGCTCGGTCACGCGGTGGCGGCCGCGCCGCGCCTCACGCGGGGGCGCTCGGCCGCGGGTGCGGGTGCAGCGGCAGGTCGGCGTCGGTCGGCTGGCGGACGATCATGTCGGCCACCTCGACGTGACCGGTCTCGATGAGGCCGGTCGCGGCGTCGATCAGCCGGTACTCCTGCGTGCCGCGGTGGAACGGCTGCGACTCCAGGAAGACGATGCGCACGTCGCCCGGCCGGAAGTCGCAGCGGCGCTGGAGCGCGGCGATCAGCTGCTCGTCGTGGAGGTGGCCGTCGCCGAAGTTCCACCCCAGCACCGTGCCGGCGACCAGCTCGCCGTCGAGCACCAGGAAGTCCTCGTGGTCCGAGCCGCACGCCCGCGGCACCAGCGTCCACAGCGCACGCCCGTGGGTGTGGAACCCTCGGAACGCGTAGCCCATGAACAGCGGGACCGACGCCTCCTGCGCGCTGCCGTAGACCTTCTCGAGCTGCTGGTGGGGCAGCATCGACACCTTCTCGACGTTGGCGTCGAGGCGCTCCAGCGAGTCGCCCTTGAAGCACCAGAACGTGGCCGCCCAGTTCCCCGCGTAGTACCGCATCGACGGCAGGAAGGAGACCTTGGCCGGCACGAGGTTGCCGTAGACCACGATGCCGACGACCACCGCCATCAGGGCGAGGATCAGCAGCGGCTGGGCCAGCGAGCCCAGGTCCAGGCCGGGGTGGGCGAGGAACAGGAAGATCACGCCCCAGATCATGAAGACGTTCCACTCGAGCGGGACGCCCATGGGGAAGCTCGAGATGATCCCGAGGTGGAAGAGGATCATGACGATCCCCGCGGTCGTCGTGACCCAGCCGCCGCCGCTCAGCAGCAGCACCGCCGGCACGGCGAACTCCACGACCGTGGCGGCGTGGGCGACGGTGGCGGCGAGGGGGCTCGGCCGGAGGTCGTCGGGGAAGTCCCGGTGGAACCGGCGCTTGATGCCCCCGAACCGCCAGAGCGGGCTGTTGCTCTGCATCGCCGCCATCACGAAGGGGAAGTGGTGGTTGATCTTCGACGTCGCCGCACCCCACCAGATGGCGACCATGACGAACTTCGCCGCCGTGAGCTGGTCGGTCGTGGCGAACAGGAAGGTCAGCGCCAGCGTGCCGTAGACCTCGCCGCGGGCGGCGAGGAAGATCACCTGATCGCGGAGGCCGATGAGCAGGAGGAAGGCGAGCACGGTGGCGACCTCCCACCGTGTGAGCGCGCCGACGAGCGCGACGACCGTCGAGATCAGCAGACCCGCGTACAGCACGACGTCGACGATCGTGCGGGTGTCCCCGCCGGTCAGCGGGATGCGCCCGCGGAACGGTGGCAGGCGGATGGTGCCCGGCCTGAGCCAGTAGAGCGGTGAGCCCATCGGCGGGATGAACCGCAGGTTGAGGGGGCCGAACCCGCAGCCGAGCCCGAGGACCTCGAAGAGCATCGTCCAGAGGGCGAACTTGTAGAACGCCTCGGGGGCCCGCCACCACGACCCGGGGTCGAACCATCCGTTGATGCCGGGCGTCGTCATGATGAACGCCCACCCGATCGCCACGAAGACGAGCATCTTCACGAGGTACATGAGGATGACGACGTCGGGGGAGCCGAAGCCGTGCTCGGCGAAGTGGCGCGCCATCGGGCGGATCCGCTCCTGGCGGCTCTGGTGGTCCCAGACGTCGTGGTCGACGACGGGCAGGTTGGGCTGCAGGAACCCCATCTCGATCCCCCTCTGTCCCGGGCGCCGGACCGCTCCGGCGCTCGTCGACCAGCACAGTACACACTTCTGCGAAAGTGTGTACTGTCCGTCGACGTGCCGGCCCGACGCACCGACCCAGCCCCGCTCGAGACCGGGCCGCCCGACGGCGGGCCGCCCGGGGTGAGGGAGCGGATCCTCGACGCGACCGAGTCGTGCCTGCGGCGCGACGGGATCCGGCGCACGACCGTGGCCGCCGTCGCCGCCGAGGCCGGGATCTCGCGGGCGTACGTGTACCGCTTCTTCCCCGACAAGCCGACGCTGGTCTCGGCCGCGCTGATCCGCCGCGACGAGGCGTTCTGGGCCGACGCGGACCAGCGCGTGTCCGCGGCCCCGACCCTGGCGGCGATGGTGGCCGAGGCGGTCCTGCTGTCGCGCGAGGCGCCGGTCGGGCCCCTGGCCATGCAGCTCGCCGAGGCCGAGCCCGTCGACTACGCCGCGGTGATGGGCACCTACGTGCACGAGATCGTGCCGGGGCTGTCGGACTTCTGGGTCGACCAGCTCCGGCGCGCCCGCGACCGCGGCGTGATCCGCGACGACGTCGACGTCGACGCCGCGGCCGACTGGGTCATCAGGGCCCTCGTGTCGCTCGTCGGGATCCCGAGCCGCGCGGTCGACGCCGACGACCGGGCGTCGCTGATCGGGTTCCTCGACACCTTCCTCACGCCGGCGTTCCGGGTGGGGGAGCCGGTCGACGGCGCCGGCGGCGGGGGCCGGTAGCGTCGGGCGCTCGTGCGCCCCTCGACGATCCCGCTCCCTCGTCGCGCCCGTCCGGCGCTGCTCGCCCTCGCCGTCGGAGTCGCCGTCGCCGCGGGCGCGTGCTCCTCGGGTTCGGGCGCCGACGAGGCGGGCGGCTCCACCACCGCGTCGTCCACGACGGTGGCGACCGCCCCTCCCACGACGACCGCCCCCACCACAGCCCTCCCTCCCACGACAGCCCTCCCTCCCACGACGGCGCCGGCGAACGACCTGCTCGCCCCGCCCCCGACGGTGGTCCCGACCCTCGACCGCAGCGGCGGGCTGGCGCCGTTCGTGCACCGGGTCGACACGACCGACCGGGTGATCTTCATCACCATCGACGACGGCGCGGTGCGCGACCCGTCGTACCTCGACCACTTCCAGCAGCTCGGCGTGCCCTTCACGTCGTTCCTCACGCTGCCGAACGCCGCCGCCGACCCGCTCTACTGGAAGGGCGTCCAGGAGCGGGGCGGGCTCATCGAGACGCACACGATCCGCCACCCGAACCTGCGGGGCGCCGGCGAGGCCACCCTCCGGCGCGAGATCTGCGAGCCGGCGGACGCGTTCGCCCACCTGTTCGGGCGGCGCCCGACGCTGTTCCGCCCGCCCTACGGCAACTCGGACGACGCCGTGCGGCGCGTCGCCGACGAGTGCGGCTACGCCGCCGTCGTCCACTGGACCGGCTCCACCAACAACGGGAAGCTGACCATGCAGGACGTCGTCCTGAAGCCGGGTGACATCATCCTCATGCACTACCGCGACACGCTGAACGCGGACCTCGACGACGTCGTGGCCCGCGCCCGGGCCGAGGGGTTCAGGATCGGCCGGCTCGAGGACTACCTCGTCCGGGCGCCGTGATCCGTCCCGGTCGGCGGTCCGACAGGTCCCGACGAGGTGGGAGGCACCGTGACCGCACCTGACACCGACGACGGGCGCTCGATGTACGAGCGCATGCTCGCGGGCGACCTCTACGTCGCGCTCGACCCGCAGATCGAGGCGGCCGGGCTGGAGTCCATGCAGCTCCAGGACCGCTACAACTCGACCGGGGCCGAGCAGGCGGAGCTGCGGCGGTCGCTGCTCGAGGAGCTCCTCGGCTCGATCGGCGAGGGCACGACCATCCGGCCGCCGTTCCGCTGCGACTACGGGTCGTCCATCAGCATCGGGTCGTGGTGCTTCGCCAACTTCGGCCTGGTCGCGCTCGACGTCGCCGCGATCACGATCGGCGACCACGTCCAGATCGGTCCCAACGTGCAGCTCCTCACACCGACCCACCCGATCGACCCCGACCTCCGGCGCGCAGGGTGGGAGGCGGCCGAGCCGATCACGATCGGCGACAACGTCTGGCTGGGCGGTGGGGCGATCGTCCTCCCCGGCGTCGAGATCGGCGCCGACACCGTCGTCGGCGCCGGGGCCGTGGTGTCGAGGGACCTGCCCGCCGGCGTGGTCGCGGTCGGCAACCCGGCGAGGGTCGTGCGCGACGTTCGCTGACGCTCCGCTCCTGGGCGCCGCCGCCACCGTTCTGGCGCTGGTTTCCGTCGCTGAGCGACGGAAACCAGCGCCGAAACGGGGTCGGGTCGTCGGTCGGTCGGCGTTCCACACCGCCGACGAGCTCAGCTGGCGCGCAGGGCCGGGAGCACGTACCGGCCGACCAGCTCGCACTCGGCGAGGTGCGGGTAACCCGAGAGGATGAACGTGTCGACGCCCAGCGCGCGGTAGCGGAGGAGCTTGGCGACGACCTGGTCGGGGTCGCCGACGATGGCCGCCCCGGCGCCCGACCGGGCCCGGCCGATGCCGGTCCACAGCGCCTCCTCCGCGAACCCGTCGTCGTCCGCGCCCTCGCGCAGCTCCGCCTGGCGGCGCACCCCTGCCGACCCGCTGTCGAGCGAGCGTGACCGGATGGCCGCCCCGGTGACGTCGTCGAGCGCGTCGACGAGGTGCGCCGCGGCGCTCCGGGCCTCGGCCTCGGTCCCGCGCACGATCACGTGCGAGCGGAACCCGTAGCGGAGCGACCGTCCGTGCTCGGCGGCGCGGCGGTCCATGTCGGCGACGAGCGCGGCGACGGCCGCCTCGGTGTCGGGCCAGGTGAGGAACACGTCCGCGTGCTCGGCCGCCACCCGGCGGGCGGCCTCGGAGTGCCCGCCGAAGTAGAGCTCGGGGCACCGGCCCGACACGGTCCGGATGCGCGGCGGTGCCACCTCGAGGTCGTAGGTCTCGCCGTGGTGGGAGACCGGCTCGCCGTCGAGCAGCCGGCGAAGGATCGCCATCACCTCGGCGGTCCGCCGGTACCGCAGCTCGCTGTCGATCGGCGCGCCGGGGAGGTCGCTCGAGATGACGTTGATCGTCAGCCCGCCGCCCAGGACCCGGTCGAGCGTGGCGAGCTGACGGGCGAGCTGGGGCGGCCAGCTCTCGCCGCAGCGCACTGCGAGCAGCATGCGCATGCGATCGCGGACCTCGGGCGCGAGCGCCCCGGCGAACACCGTGCCGTCGATGCCGAGGTCGTAGCCCGAGGGCAGGAGCACGTTGTCGAAGCCGGCGTCGGCCGCGGCCAGCACGATGTCGCGGCAGTGCTCGTAGCTGCTGAGCAGGTGCGGCGCCGGCACCCCGAGCTGCTCGACGTCGTCGTCGCACAGGGCGGCGAACCAGGCCACCTCGGGCGCCGCCCGGCCTGCGCTCGGGTCGCCGCCGCTCACGGCAGCCGCTGACCGGTGCCGGCCTGGTACAGGGCGTACCACTCGGCCCGGGACAGCTCGACGTCGAGCGCCTCGGCCGCCCGGCGGATGCGCGCCACCTGCTGCGTGCCGAGGATCGGGATCGGCGCCGCCGGGTGGCGCAGGACGAAGGCGAGCGCCACCGACGACGGGTCGACGCCCCGGTCGCCGGCGATCCGTCCCAGGACCTCGGCCACCGGGTCGTCGCCGGCAGCGACGCGACCGCCGCCGAGCGGGCTCCAGGCCAGCGGCGTGATCGTGCGGGCCAGGCACTGGTCGAGCGTCCCGTCCCGCACCGGGTCGCTGTGCCAGGCGCTGAGCTCCGGCTGGGTCGTGGCGAGGGGGCGGTCGAGGAACCGCGAGAGCAGGTCGAGCTGCGAGGTCGTGACGTTCGAGACGCCGAGCTCGCGCACCAGGCCCCGCGCCACGAGGTCCTCGAGGGCCCCGGCCACCTCTTCCGGGTGCGTGAGCACGTCGGGCCGGTGGAGTTGGTAGAGGTCGATGACGTCCACCCCGAGCCGGCGCAACGAATCCTCGCACGCGGCCCGCAGGTGCTCGGCGCTCCAGTCGTAGGGCACGCCGGGCCGGATGCCGCCCTTGGTCGCGAGCACGATCCGGTCCCGGAG includes:
- a CDS encoding LLM class flavin-dependent oxidoreductase: MSGGDPSAGRAAPEVAWFAALCDDDVEQLGVPAPHLLSSYEHCRDIVLAAADAGFDNVLLPSGYDLGIDGTVFAGALAPEVRDRMRMLLAVRCGESWPPQLARQLATLDRVLGGGLTINVISSDLPGAPIDSELRYRRTAEVMAILRRLLDGEPVSHHGETYDLEVAPPRIRTVSGRCPELYFGGHSEAARRVAAEHADVFLTWPDTEAAVAALVADMDRRAAEHGRSLRYGFRSHVIVRGTEAEARSAAAHLVDALDDVTGAAIRSRSLDSGSAGVRRQAELREGADDDGFAEEALWTGIGRARSGAGAAIVGDPDQVVAKLLRYRALGVDTFILSGYPHLAECELVGRYVLPALRAS
- a CDS encoding polysaccharide deacetylase family protein codes for the protein MRPSTIPLPRRARPALLALAVGVAVAAGACSSGSGADEAGGSTTASSTTVATAPPTTTAPTTALPPTTALPPTTAPANDLLAPPPTVVPTLDRSGGLAPFVHRVDTTDRVIFITIDDGAVRDPSYLDHFQQLGVPFTSFLTLPNAAADPLYWKGVQERGGLIETHTIRHPNLRGAGEATLRREICEPADAFAHLFGRRPTLFRPPYGNSDDAVRRVADECGYAAVVHWTGSTNNGKLTMQDVVLKPGDIILMHYRDTLNADLDDVVARARAEGFRIGRLEDYLVRAP
- a CDS encoding TetR/AcrR family transcriptional regulator; its protein translation is MPARRTDPAPLETGPPDGGPPGVRERILDATESCLRRDGIRRTTVAAVAAEAGISRAYVYRFFPDKPTLVSAALIRRDEAFWADADQRVSAAPTLAAMVAEAVLLSREAPVGPLAMQLAEAEPVDYAAVMGTYVHEIVPGLSDFWVDQLRRARDRGVIRDDVDVDAAADWVIRALVSLVGIPSRAVDADDRASLIGFLDTFLTPAFRVGEPVDGAGGGGR
- a CDS encoding sugar O-acetyltransferase, giving the protein MYERMLAGDLYVALDPQIEAAGLESMQLQDRYNSTGAEQAELRRSLLEELLGSIGEGTTIRPPFRCDYGSSISIGSWCFANFGLVALDVAAITIGDHVQIGPNVQLLTPTHPIDPDLRRAGWEAAEPITIGDNVWLGGGAIVLPGVEIGADTVVGAGAVVSRDLPAGVVAVGNPARVVRDVR
- a CDS encoding DUF6328 family protein; protein product: MDETAPQRTDGRSHDMEDIDDDDRPASLLDDSKDRVELRQRYYGLLQELRVLLPGVQVLLAFLFTVPFASRFDELDEPGRIAFATSMCSAMVATVAFVTPIAFHRVARRRARSARLVWSIRMEGLGLAFMCLALLSALHCVMRFVFDAVVAWLVTGTVLALVLVFWVVVPTLVDGSGRREEPDGGAGRLPAADPG
- a CDS encoding DUF3556 domain-containing protein, producing the protein MGFLQPNLPVVDHDVWDHQSRQERIRPMARHFAEHGFGSPDVVILMYLVKMLVFVAIGWAFIMTTPGINGWFDPGSWWRAPEAFYKFALWTMLFEVLGLGCGFGPLNLRFIPPMGSPLYWLRPGTIRLPPFRGRIPLTGGDTRTIVDVVLYAGLLISTVVALVGALTRWEVATVLAFLLLIGLRDQVIFLAARGEVYGTLALTFLFATTDQLTAAKFVMVAIWWGAATSKINHHFPFVMAAMQSNSPLWRFGGIKRRFHRDFPDDLRPSPLAATVAHAATVVEFAVPAVLLLSGGGWVTTTAGIVMILFHLGIISSFPMGVPLEWNVFMIWGVIFLFLAHPGLDLGSLAQPLLILALMAVVVGIVVYGNLVPAKVSFLPSMRYYAGNWAATFWCFKGDSLERLDANVEKVSMLPHQQLEKVYGSAQEASVPLFMGYAFRGFHTHGRALWTLVPRACGSDHEDFLVLDGELVAGTVLGWNFGDGHLHDEQLIAALQRRCDFRPGDVRIVFLESQPFHRGTQEYRLIDAATGLIETGHVEVADMIVRQPTDADLPLHPHPRPSAPA
- a CDS encoding alcohol dehydrogenase catalytic domain-containing protein, whose protein sequence is MRHVVIDGVRSVDVVSVPDPAPPGPDGVVVEVDATAICGSDLHFYDGDIPVGDGIAPGHEFLGTVVEAGPEVSRFAVGDRVLTASVAGCGRCDGCAQGDPVLCVDGPQVFGSGMLPGGQATAVAVPAADFQLLSIPEGVDDEAALLLTDNLGTGWAGAQRADIPAGGTVAVIGLGAVGLCAVRSALALGAGQVLAIDPVQGRRERAAASGATPVEGPTVEAVLEATGGRGADAVIDAVALDATLDDALSAVRAGGTVSVIGVHDLQPYPLPILMGLFRSVTLRMTTAPVHRTWPELVPLIQDGSLATDGIFTHEFALDDAADAYAAVAARSADCVKVLMRP
- a CDS encoding aldo/keto reductase — protein: MADAPALRRLGESGLVVGPIAYGCWRLAEGDVAAAREKVLAAVDCGWTLVDTADIYGWDGSRGFGDAERILGEVLAAEPGLRDRIVLATKGGIRPGVPYDWSAEHLRAACEDSLRRLGVDVIDLYQLHRPDVLTHPEEVAGALEDLVARGLVRELGVSNVTTSQLDLLSRFLDRPLATTQPELSAWHSDPVRDGTLDQCLARTITPLAWSPLGGGRVAAGDDPVAEVLGRIAGDRGVDPSSVALAFVLRHPAAPIPILGTQQVARIRRAAEALDVELSRAEWYALYQAGTGQRLP
- a CDS encoding phytoene desaturase family protein: MTEQLDAVVVGSGPNGLAAAVALAMGGRSVTVLEAADTPGGGARSAELTIPGLVHDTCSGVHPFGVGSPFLSTLPLGEHGLVWRWPEIDLAHPLDDGSAALLHRDLDRTCDGLGPDGRTWRRIFGPLVARFDELAGDVLGPVLRWPDHPVLMARFGLRAILPANAVGRAFRTESAKSLWAGSAAHLFHRFGRPFSAAVGLMLIAGGHAHGWPVAEGGSGAISAALVSLLEAHGGTVVTGHRVASLADLPPSRALLLDTAPGAAAGILGDRLPRRRARTYRRFRHGPAAFKVDLAVRGGIPWAAETAGRAGTVHVGGSLADIASAEAATVRGEMPARPFVLVAQQSVADPGRAVGDVHPIYAYAHVPAGWSGDGEQAVVDQIERFAPGFTERIVATASTGPARLQASNPNLVQGDIVGGANDPLQLVARPRLGLDPYATGAPGVFLCSASTPPGAGVHGMAGFHAAMRALRWLDGR